The proteins below come from a single Streptococcus hyointestinalis genomic window:
- a CDS encoding peptide deformylase: MIKKIVTDPLFLSQKSIEATQADVFLAQDLRDTLASHRKHCVGMAANMIGVSKRVIIIQMAFFDLVMFNPVVTQKSGLYQTQESCLSLSGSRVTERYEEITVRFYDEKWLPKTLTLTGLEAQICQHELDHLEGILI; the protein is encoded by the coding sequence ATGATCAAAAAAATTGTAACAGACCCGCTGTTTTTAAGTCAGAAGTCCATAGAAGCTACACAGGCAGATGTGTTTTTGGCGCAGGATTTGCGAGATACTTTGGCGAGTCACCGCAAGCATTGTGTGGGGATGGCGGCAAATATGATTGGGGTCAGTAAGCGTGTGATTATCATCCAGATGGCGTTTTTTGATCTGGTCATGTTCAATCCCGTTGTGACCCAAAAATCTGGTCTTTATCAGACGCAGGAGTCTTGCTTGTCTCTGTCTGGAAGTCGTGTGACTGAGCGCTATGAGGAGATTACGGTTCGTTTTTATGATGAAAAATGGCTTCCTAAAACGCTGACTTTGACAGGCTTAGAGGCGCAGATTTGCCAGCATGAGCTGGATCATTTAGAAGGGATTTTAATCTAG
- a CDS encoding class I SAM-dependent methyltransferase, with translation MTICVTTSFRPSSSQESQAKELAESLGAIYKERRKESLKRLMGDSAGILVVYKDKLVFQDDKGEELTFHPDTAMLRLKAAHDPLRELVGTPQKTVLDTTMGLASDSIVIAAAGHDVTAVESELIPYTLVSMGLKNYSSSNEDLTVAMRSIKTVHSDNLAYLKSQPDQAFDVIYCDPMFRHSIKEAHNLSGLASLANLTPMSSELLAEMKRVAREKIIIKAHFKDDVFEKYGFKRLVRPNQKFHYGVIKLFGKFSK, from the coding sequence GTGACGATTTGTGTGACGACCTCTTTTCGCCCAAGTAGTAGCCAAGAAAGCCAAGCAAAAGAGCTAGCAGAGAGCTTAGGGGCTATTTATAAGGAGCGCAGAAAAGAAAGCTTGAAGCGTCTCATGGGAGATAGCGCAGGGATTTTGGTGGTTTATAAGGATAAGCTCGTCTTTCAAGATGATAAGGGGGAGGAGTTGACTTTCCACCCTGATACAGCTATGCTTCGCCTGAAGGCAGCTCACGATCCTCTTCGGGAGCTGGTAGGCACTCCTCAAAAGACGGTGCTGGATACGACTATGGGCTTGGCGTCTGATAGCATCGTCATAGCGGCAGCAGGGCATGACGTGACTGCAGTGGAGTCTGAGCTTATCCCTTATACTTTAGTTAGCATGGGTTTGAAAAATTATTCATCTAGCAATGAAGACTTGACGGTAGCCATGCGCTCTATCAAAACCGTGCACAGTGATAATCTTGCCTATCTTAAAAGTCAGCCTGACCAGGCATTTGATGTTATTTATTGCGATCCCATGTTTCGTCATAGCATAAAAGAAGCGCACAATCTGTCTGGTTTAGCTTCTCTAGCTAATCTAACACCCATGAGCTCGGAGTTGTTGGCAGAGATGAAGCGAGTGGCAAGAGAAAAAATCATCATCAAGGCGCATTTTAAAGACGATGTCTTTGAAAAGTATGGCTTTAAGCGCTTGGTGCGCCCTAATCAGAAATTTCACTACGGTGTCATCAAACTTTTTGGTAAATTCTCAAAGTAA
- the rpsP gene encoding 30S ribosomal protein S16, whose product MAVKIRLTRMGSKKKPFYRINVADSRAPRDGRFIETVGTYNPLVAENQVTLKEDRVLDWLAKGAQPSDTVRNILSKAGVMKKFHDSKFSK is encoded by the coding sequence ATGGCAGTAAAAATCCGTTTAACTCGTATGGGTTCTAAAAAGAAACCTTTCTACCGTATCAACGTTGCAGATTCACGTGCTCCACGTGATGGTCGTTTCATCGAAACAGTTGGTACATACAACCCACTAGTTGCAGAAAACCAAGTAACACTTAAAGAAGACCGTGTTCTTGACTGGTTGGCTAAAGGTGCACAACCTTCTGACACTGTTCGCAACATCCTTTCTAAAGCTGGAGTTATGAAAAAATTCCACGATTCAAAATTCTCAAAATAA